The stretch of DNA TAGGCGGAACGATCTCTCCGAGGGGACTCGAAAGTGAGTTTTTAGAGGTTCCCTAAAGTTTAAATTTGTCCATGTCCTCTTTTAGTTCCTCTGTGTCTTTCAGGAGGCCCTTAGACCCGGAAGCCATTTCCTCGGCGGTTCTCAGAGTATTATCGGAGGAGCTCTTTACCGAGTGAACCCTCTCTGCCATCTGGGCTACCGCCGACGTCACGCTGTCCAGTGCCAGGGCCATCTCCTTGCTGGATGCCGCCTGTTCCTGGGCGACCGCCGCTATATCCTGTATGGCCTCGTTGAGGTTGTGAACGTCCTTTATCGACTCGGTCATCTCCTGTTTCGTGCTCTCCGCTAAGCTCAGGGCCTTTGCCATGCTGCTGGCGTTTCCCCTGGTTACCTCCATGGACTTGACGGTCTGAGATTTCAACCCCTCTATGAGGCCGTCTATCCTCCCCGCTGCGACGGAGGACTCCTCCGCCAGCTTTCTTACCTCCTCGGCGACCACCGCAAACCCTCTCCCCGCCTCCCCCGCTCTCGCCGCCTCAATGGCGGCGTTCAGGGCCAGAAGGTTGGTCTGGTCGGCGATTTTGGTTATGGTCTCCACGAAAGAGGAGATGGATTTTACCGACTCGCCGAGCTGTTCCATGTCGGAGGAACTGCTTCGGGACATACGTTCCGCCGTAGCCACCTCGTCCATAAGGCCGGACATATAGGATGCGGACCTCTCCGCCCTGTCGGAGGTTCGGGCGGCGATTTCCGCTCCGTCGGTGGTCCTCTCAGCTACGGACACCGCCCCTCCTGCTATCTCCTCTATGCCTGCGTTAGCCTGCTCCAGAGAGGCGGAGCTCGTCTCTAGATCGCTGACTACCTGGAACACCGCTCCTCGTATTTGCTCCATCGCCTGGGCGGTTCGATCGCTCATGTCCGCCATTGACCGGGCCTTGTCGGTGGTGCGGTCGGACTGCTCTATGGCTCTGCCTATCATGTATCTCTGGGCCTCCAGCATCAGCGCCAGAGACTGGGCCAGGTCTCCTACCTCGTCGTTAGGTATATTCCCGAAGTCGGCCTCTCTCGCGGATATATCCCCTTCCCCGGCTCTCTGGGCTATGGCGGCAACTTTTCTGATTGGGTCGGTTATCCTCTTCGATATGGACCAAAGCAGGCACACCACGAAAATCAGAGACACCGCCGCTAGGATGGCTATCGTAAAGGTCAGTTTCCTGATGGGAGCCATTGCCTTTCCCATGGGGAAGGCCAGCTCGAATATCCAGGGTCTGTCCACGCCCTCTATGAAGACAGGCACGTACTGGTGGAGCATAGTTCCCTCTGGGTGATTCACGGTGATCGAGTAGGGATTCCCCTGGGAGGTCGCCTTTATAATATCGTCTATGCGAGGATTTTGGCTCTTTTTGCCCAGGACCTCCTCCTCCGGCGACGCGGCGTAGATCCCCTGATCGGTCATGATGGAGGCGTAGCCCGTCTCTAAGGGCCTTATGTTACCAACGATTTCCCTCAATCCCGATATCTCAAGCTCCGAGTACATCGCCCCGAGGAACTCTCCCTCGTGGATTATGGGAATTCCGTAGTCCACCACCGTGACCTTTGAGCCCTCGAAGGTCCAGGTGGAAGGGGGAAATATCCTGGCCTTTTTGGAGTCCTTTATGCTCAGGTAAAATCCTCCTGGTTTCAGGTATCCCCCTTCAGCGGTGCAGGGCTGGATCGCCGCCTTGCCGTTGGATCGGGCGACCCAGGGAGCGTATCTGCCGTCTTCGTTGTGGTAAGGCCTGTCTCGATGTGCGTCGTCGTCGCCGTCCAGCTTGTCGGGCTCCCAGACGGTGTAGATGCCGAATATAAAGGGATCGCCGTCTAAGGTGCTTTTCAGCAGGTTGTGGTACTGTTCCCTGGTGGCTCCCGCTTCCCTCAGGCCGATAAAGCCGTCTCTGAGCTTCACAGCCGTCTGGGTCATGTGGAGAAAGTCGTTTTGGACCTGGTTGGCGTACTGGAAGGTGGTCGCCAGGACCTTATCCTCAAGCTGGTCGATGGAAGTCGACCTAACGGTGGTCCCTACAACCCCTAGGACCGCCAAAAAGACCAGTGTCACAGGCACCGTTACCCACAGCAACATCTTTACCCTAAGACTCACATAAATTCCCCCGATCGGCATATTGTTGCAGGACTTGAGACTCAAGTTTCCTGTTCCAATATATCAAAGGGATAACGAAAAAGCATCCACATTAGAGTATCTATTCCGTAACGTTTTTCGTGATTTTTATATCAACCGTCACGATCTCCGGCCTCGAGCTGGTCCTGATCGGTGGCCCCCATGTGCCCACGCCGCAGGAGACGTAGACGTAGGAACCTCCGACTTTTTCCAGCCCCCAGTCCAGAGGGTAGATCATCGATGTTATCAACTGAAACGGGAATAGCTGCCCTCGGTGGGTATGGCCTGACAGGAGCAGGTCCACCTGGGCTGTGGACGCCTCGTCCAGCGCATCTGCGATCGGAGTGTGATCTAGAACCAACACCGGCTCATTCCCACCGGGCATGATGTTTTTCAGCGGCGACCTGGATAGGCCCATTCTAGGTGCCTGAACGTCCTCCCTGCCCAATATCCACAGGGAGTCGTCGACCAGCACCGCCCTGTCCCTGAGCAAGGTGACCCCCGCACTTTCCAGTATTCTCTGGGATTTGCCTATGCCCAGATAGTATTCGTGGTTTCCCGGCGAGCCGTAGACCCCTAACGGGGCCCTCAGTCCCCTTAGCCCCTGGGCTATAAGCTCCAACTTAGGCCCGTCGGGGCCGTCCAATATATCCCCTGCCATAAGTATCAGGTCCGGCGACAGGCCGTTTGTCTTTTCGACCACTCGCTCCAGCCATTTGGGAGAGGTCATGAAGGATATGTGTAGGTCGGTCATGAGGGCTATCCTGAAGGATCGGTCCTCCGTGCCTGGGATCTCCAGAGAGATTGTCTTCGTCACAGGATAGCGGGCGTTTATCCACCCTCCGGCGACGATCGCCAGGGAAAGTCCGGTCCACAGGGCGAAGACCGGCACGCTTACTTTTGTCTGAGGAGGGAGACGAAGGACGATCCTTCCCAGTCTCCATATGTCCCAAAGGATGGCAGGGATAACCAGGTTGGGCAAGTAGGCCATCCAGAGATAGCCTATGTGTAGAAGATAGGGCCTGACGTTCTCTGGGATGAGCCCCAGGTTCAGTCTGCCCAGAGGAAACGAGAGGGCTGCCGCCATACCTAGCGTCACAGCCAAGTTGCGAAAAGCTCCGGCGGGCAGAGTGGAGGCCCACCGGAGCGTACCGTACAGGCTGAAGGAGCCGTATACGGAGAAGAACACCAGGAAGAACATTCTCATGGATCAGGATAGCGAGTCCACTATCGCCCTTAGGGCCTCCTGGGAGCCCTCCTTCAGAAACAGCGGCTTTGTGTCATCGCCGTAGATCCCCAGATTGTCCTCGAAGGTCGGCTTGCCCTCCTGGCAATAGAGGATTCCAAGGGGATAGTCGGTCCTCATTGCCAGTTCCATAGCGGCAGTCCTGTCCGTTTGGTCGTGGTCCTCAAGGATGTAGGTGTTGTCCTTGAACCACTTGAAGGTATTGATTTTATTGAACGACACGCAGGGCTGGAATATGTCCACCAGCGAATAGCCCCTGTGTCCTATAGCGGCCTTCATTATCTTCACAGTGTGGTCCAGGTTGCCCGAGAAGGCCCTCGCCACGAAAGTAGCCCCTTGAACTAAGGCCAGCGCCAGAGGGTTCACCGGATCGCTGGCGACCCCTCTAACCTGTATAGGTGTGGTCATACCCTTAGGGGACGTAGGGGAGGCCTGCCCCTTGGTGAGGCCGTAGACCATGTTGTCGTAAACCAGGTTGGTTATGTTCGGGTTTCGCCGTATTGTGTGGAGGAAGTGGTTTCCTCCCTCTCCGTACATATCTCCGTCCCCGCCGATTGCCAGCACCGTGAGGCTTGGGTTGGCCGCTTTGACCCCGGTGGCGTGGCTCAAGGCCCTGCCGTGGAGGCCGTTTAGAAAGTTGCACTTCATAAAGTGGGGGGTCTTTGCCGCCTGGCCTATTCCCGATACCACCGTAACGTCCTCAGGTTTGAGGTCCAGCTCCTCCAGTGCTATCTTCAGGGCCTCCAGTATCTTAAAGTCTCCGCATCCGGGGCACCAGGCCAGGTCCGCCCCGGGAAGGTCAAAGTTCGATTCTCTCATGGTTATTCCTCCTGGTCGGTTATCCTGGAAAGGCCCTCTCGGACCTGTTCCACCGAAAACTGAAGTCCGCAGTAGTTTCTCAGGTGGCCGTCGGCCTCTTTGCCGGTTAGCTTCCTTATCTGTCCCTCAAGCTGGCCGTCGTGGTTTCCCTCGACTACGATAAGCTCCTTTGCCGACTGGATCAGGGCTAGGTCTTGGTCCATCATGGGCCATATCTGCCTGATCCGAAGCAGGGCGGTATCGGATAGCTTCAGTTCCTCGAGGGCTTCCTCCACCATAGGGCCGGTGGAGCCCCAGCAGACTATGAGCCTGGTCCAGCTGTCCGGGCCGGACAGCTTCCCCGGAACTCCGTCCTCTTTAAGCCACCGCTCCTTTTTGAACCTCTTGTCGGACATCCGAACTCTAAGCTCGAAGTCCTCAAAGACGTGGCCCTCCTCGTCGTGCTCGTGGCTGTCGCAGCCGACCAGTCCATCTCCGTATCCTGGGATGGCCCTCGGGGAGATTCCGTCCGCCGTGTCCTCGTAGCGGCGGTATTTTGGGTTCGATTTAACGATGCACTTATCCGGCTCAGGGGCGGAAAAGGCCTCCGTCGGGACGTCTTTGATGGTGTTCAATATGTATTGGTCCGTCAGGATCACCGACTGGACCTGATATCGGTGGACCATCTGAAAGGCTTTCGCGGTGAGCTGAAAAGCCTCCTCCAGGGTGCCAGGGGCCATCACTAGCCTGGGGAACTCGCCGTGGCCGGCGTGGACCGCCAGGTTTAGGTCCGCCTGTTCGGTCCTGGTCGCCATGCCGGTGGCTGGGCCGGGCCTCTGCCCCAGGTGAACCACCAGTGGGGTCTCCGCCACTCCCGCCAGGCTGAATCCCTCGTACATCAGGGAGAATCCCCCGCCGGATGTGGTCACCAAGGGGCTGGCCCCGGCGTAAGACGCCCCTACTGCCATGTTTATCGCCGATATCTCGTCCTCCACCTGCTCCACGGCGATCCCCAGCCTCAGGGCGTTTTTAGCCGCAAAGCCCAGCACCCCTGTGGCCGGGGCCATAGGGTAGGCTGTGACGAAGTCGCATCCTCCGGCGATAGCGCCCATGGCCACCGCCTCGGAACCTCCGACGATCTTCCTGTCCGAGGTGTTGCCCTTAGATGGCGAGGGAAGATGGGGAAACCGTCCCCTTATCTCCGCCCCCAGGGTTACCCCCTTTTTGCAGGCCGAGGCGTTCTGTTCCACCGTCTCGTCTCCCTTTTTGCCGAATCTAGAGCGGAAAAAGTCGACCGCCTCCTCCTCCGATGAGTCGGTGAGGCCCAGTACGATCCCAGCGGCTATGACGTTGGAGTACAGCTGTGAGCCCGCCTCTTTTGCCATCGACGTCAGAGGAATGTCGTTAAACCTTAGGTGCTCCTTGAGACACTGGTCGGTCACTACAGATCCGTCTGCGACGATCACGGTGTCCTTATCGATCCTGCTCTGGATGTTGCTTCTGATCCCCGGACTCAGGGCCACCAGCAGGTCGATCCTGTCCACCAGGCCATCCACGGGCTTCGAGGAGATTCTCAGTTCCGTGGAGTTGTTGCCCCCTCTCACCCTGGACATATACTCCCTGGTGGCGAAAACGTGGTAGCCCGATCTCTTGAGCACCCTGACCAGTATATCCTCCACGGTCTGAACCCCAAGCCCCGCCGCCCCGCATATGACGACCGAAAGATCCCTATCTAAAGCCATGCAAGTTCCCCCTCTCTCTCTAGGGGACCTCTAAAAACTCACTTTCCAGTCCCCTCGGAGAGACCGTCCCGCCTGCGCCCTGTTTCGCCCAATCGTATACTCGACATGCCTGTTCCGTACGAACCGCCTCGGAGGGCACGTCCTGTGCCCCCTCGGCTTGGGGCGACGTCCTGTCGCCCCATTCGACTACACGACGGCATGTCGAGTATACGGGCTCAAATGGGCTCCGTCGGAACGATCTCTCCGAGGATTAGAGTTTTTAGAGGTGCCCTCTATGTAGTCCTGGATATAATCCTACCACATCGATGTGGTTTTTAGAGGTCCCCTATATCAGTCCGCTAAAAAAAGCTCTATTTTTTCGCAGGCCTTTTCGAGGTTTTTTTTCAGTATAGCTGCCGCTTTCTCCGGCTCCCCGTCCATGCCCGCTTTCACGATCTCCAGATGCTTATGGTTGTGTTCCTTGAGGTCGACGGTCTGGTGGTATATTCTCACGTATCTCATCATGGGGGCTCTGATGGAGTTGATCAGTCCTAGAAGGTTAGGCATGTCCGCTTTTTGGTATATGTAGGAGTGGAAATCCCAGTTTATGGTGCTCAACATGGCGGGATCACTTTCGTTCAGCCCCTTTTCTGCCAGAGCCATAGCCTCCCTGAACTCCTCGGAGGTCATCCTTTTCAGGGCGGTCTCCATGGCCATGCACTCCAGCACCGCTCGAATTTTGAAGATTTCCTGAACTTCCTTTTTGGAGATGCTCTTGACTATCGCTCCTTTATAGGGCTCGTAGATCACGTATCCCTCCCCCTCCAGCTGAATGAGAGCCTCTCGGACAGGGGTGCCGCTGACGCCGTAGTTTTTGGCCACCTCCGCTGCCCGAATCTGATGGCCCCCCTGTAGCTTGCCGGAGAGGATCTTCTCCTTTATGGCGGAGTAAATCTTTTCCTTGTTCGT from Dethiosulfovibrio salsuginis encodes:
- a CDS encoding GntR family transcriptional regulator — encoded protein: MLKNKNSSEISPTNKEKIYSAIKEKILSGKLQGGHQIRAAEVAKNYGVSGTPVREALIQLEGEGYVIYEPYKGAIVKSISKKEVQEIFKIRAVLECMAMETALKRMTSEEFREAMALAEKGLNESDPAMLSTINWDFHSYIYQKADMPNLLGLINSIRAPMMRYVRIYHQTVDLKEHNHKHLEIVKAGMDGEPEKAAAILKKNLEKACEKIELFLAD
- a CDS encoding methyl-accepting chemotaxis protein; protein product: MSLRVKMLLWVTVPVTLVFLAVLGVVGTTVRSTSIDQLEDKVLATTFQYANQVQNDFLHMTQTAVKLRDGFIGLREAGATREQYHNLLKSTLDGDPFIFGIYTVWEPDKLDGDDDAHRDRPYHNEDGRYAPWVARSNGKAAIQPCTAEGGYLKPGGFYLSIKDSKKARIFPPSTWTFEGSKVTVVDYGIPIIHEGEFLGAMYSELEISGLREIVGNIRPLETGYASIMTDQGIYAASPEEEVLGKKSQNPRIDDIIKATSQGNPYSITVNHPEGTMLHQYVPVFIEGVDRPWIFELAFPMGKAMAPIRKLTFTIAILAAVSLIFVVCLLWSISKRITDPIRKVAAIAQRAGEGDISAREADFGNIPNDEVGDLAQSLALMLEAQRYMIGRAIEQSDRTTDKARSMADMSDRTAQAMEQIRGAVFQVVSDLETSSASLEQANAGIEEIAGGAVSVAERTTDGAEIAARTSDRAERSASYMSGLMDEVATAERMSRSSSSDMEQLGESVKSISSFVETITKIADQTNLLALNAAIEAARAGEAGRGFAVVAEEVRKLAEESSVAAGRIDGLIEGLKSQTVKSMEVTRGNASSMAKALSLAESTKQEMTESIKDVHNLNEAIQDIAAVAQEQAASSKEMALALDSVTSAVAQMAERVHSVKSSSDNTLRTAEEMASGSKGLLKDTEELKEDMDKFKL
- a CDS encoding 2-oxoacid:acceptor oxidoreductase subunit alpha, with amino-acid sequence MALDRDLSVVICGAAGLGVQTVEDILVRVLKRSGYHVFATREYMSRVRGGNNSTELRISSKPVDGLVDRIDLLVALSPGIRSNIQSRIDKDTVIVADGSVVTDQCLKEHLRFNDIPLTSMAKEAGSQLYSNVIAAGIVLGLTDSSEEEAVDFFRSRFGKKGDETVEQNASACKKGVTLGAEIRGRFPHLPSPSKGNTSDRKIVGGSEAVAMGAIAGGCDFVTAYPMAPATGVLGFAAKNALRLGIAVEQVEDEISAINMAVGASYAGASPLVTTSGGGFSLMYEGFSLAGVAETPLVVHLGQRPGPATGMATRTEQADLNLAVHAGHGEFPRLVMAPGTLEEAFQLTAKAFQMVHRYQVQSVILTDQYILNTIKDVPTEAFSAPEPDKCIVKSNPKYRRYEDTADGISPRAIPGYGDGLVGCDSHEHDEEGHVFEDFELRVRMSDKRFKKERWLKEDGVPGKLSGPDSWTRLIVCWGSTGPMVEEALEELKLSDTALLRIRQIWPMMDQDLALIQSAKELIVVEGNHDGQLEGQIRKLTGKEADGHLRNYCGLQFSVEQVREGLSRITDQEE
- a CDS encoding metallophosphoesterase: MRMFFLVFFSVYGSFSLYGTLRWASTLPAGAFRNLAVTLGMAAALSFPLGRLNLGLIPENVRPYLLHIGYLWMAYLPNLVIPAILWDIWRLGRIVLRLPPQTKVSVPVFALWTGLSLAIVAGGWINARYPVTKTISLEIPGTEDRSFRIALMTDLHISFMTSPKWLERVVEKTNGLSPDLILMAGDILDGPDGPKLELIAQGLRGLRAPLGVYGSPGNHEYYLGIGKSQRILESAGVTLLRDRAVLVDDSLWILGREDVQAPRMGLSRSPLKNIMPGGNEPVLVLDHTPIADALDEASTAQVDLLLSGHTHRGQLFPFQLITSMIYPLDWGLEKVGGSYVYVSCGVGTWGPPIRTSSRPEIVTVDIKITKNVTE
- a CDS encoding thiamine pyrophosphate-dependent enzyme, with amino-acid sequence MRESNFDLPGADLAWCPGCGDFKILEALKIALEELDLKPEDVTVVSGIGQAAKTPHFMKCNFLNGLHGRALSHATGVKAANPSLTVLAIGGDGDMYGEGGNHFLHTIRRNPNITNLVYDNMVYGLTKGQASPTSPKGMTTPIQVRGVASDPVNPLALALVQGATFVARAFSGNLDHTVKIMKAAIGHRGYSLVDIFQPCVSFNKINTFKWFKDNTYILEDHDQTDRTAAMELAMRTDYPLGILYCQEGKPTFEDNLGIYGDDTKPLFLKEGSQEALRAIVDSLS